A stretch of Miscanthus floridulus cultivar M001 chromosome 13, ASM1932011v1, whole genome shotgun sequence DNA encodes these proteins:
- the LOC136500347 gene encoding LOW QUALITY PROTEIN: tryptophan synthase beta chain 1-like (The sequence of the model RefSeq protein was modified relative to this genomic sequence to represent the inferred CDS: deleted 1 base in 1 codon) has protein sequence MDGRMDDHHRRRPHRPDPRTASPAPTGGRRRALHDGRSTWTARTNVPKMPLEGWTSGPAQDQLEKRKQNEAKQRAAALSRCCYPQSACAIRRPHPALSSLHPVHQHHLTRPKPGAAPGPCTGSRRIRWSHQPLLPEVLEPPVYIPARRVPAPHTTTQQPIYSSSPRFVPMAAAAAISSPTRAAFAVGPAAPTQLRVASASSSSARPRRAAAAVAAAAMQPAKAVAAEAASPATAAVEMGNGAAVAGLQRPDAMGRFGKFGGKYVPETLMHALTELENAFHALATDDEFQKELDGILKDYVGRESPLYFAERLTEHYKRADGTGPLIYLKREDLNHTGAHKINNAVAQALLAKRLGKQRIIAETGAGQHGVATATVCARFGLQCIIYMGAQDMERQALNVFRMRLLGAEVRAVHSGTATLKDATSQAIRDWVTNVETTHYILGSVAGPHPYPMMVREFHKVIGKETRRQAMDKWGGKPDVLVACVGGGSNAMGLFHEFVEDQDVRLIGVEAAGHGVDTDKHAATLTKGEVGVLHGSMSYLLQDDDGQVIEPHSISAGLDYPGVGPEHSFLKDIGRAEYDSVTDQEALDAFKRVSRLEGIIPALETSHALAYLEKLCPTLPDGVRVVVNCSGRGDKDVHTASKYLDV, from the exons ATGGACGGACGGATGGACGACCACCACCGGCGTCGACCTCACCGTCCCGATCCGCGAACAGCGTCGCCGGCGCCGACGGGCGGGCGGCGCAGGGCGCTCCACGACGGACGGTCGACGTGGACGGCGCGCACGAATGTCCCCAAAATGCCCCTGGAAGGCTGGACGTCTGGACCGGCGCAGGACCAGCTCGAGAAGAGAAAACAAAACGAAGCAAAGCAACGAGCGGCTGCCCTCTCACGCTGTTGTTACCCGCAGTCCGCCTGCGCGATCCGTCGACCCCACCCTGCCCTCTCATCCCTACACCCGGTCCACCAGCACCACCTCACGCGACCCAAGCCGGGAGCAGCGCCAGGTCCATGCACCGGGTCCAGACGGATCCGGTGGAGCCACCAACCCCTCCTGCCGGAAGTCCTAGAGCCACCAGTTTATATACCCGCCCGGCGGGTACCCGCACCCCACACCACCACGCAGCAGCCTATCTATTCCTCCTCCCCTCGATTTGTTccgatggccgccgccgccgccataagCAGCCCTACCCGCGCCGCCTTCGCCGTGGGACCCGCTGCGCCGACCCAGCTGCGGGTGGCGtcggcctcctcctcgtccgccCGCCCGCGAAGGGCCGCCGCTGCCGTGGCCGCGGCCGCAATGCAGCCGGCGAAGgcggtcgccgcggaggcggcgtCCCCCGCCACCGCGGCGGTGGAAATGGGGAACGGCGCGGCGGTCGCGGGGCTGCAGAGGCCCGACGCCATGGGGAGGTTCGGGAAGTTCGGCGGGAAGTATGTCCCCGAGACGCTGATGCACGCGCTCACCGAGCTCGAGAACGCCTTCCACGCGCTCGCCACCGACGACGAGTTCCAG AAAGAACTTGACGGTATTCTCAAGGACTATGTTGGGCGTGAGAGCCCCCTTTACTTTGCGGAGCGCCTGACGGAGCACTACAAGCGCGCTGATGGCACAGGCCCGCTCATCTACCTCAAGAGGGAGGACCTTAACCACACCGGTGCCCACAAGATCAACAATGCTGTGGCGCAGGCCTTGCTCGCCAAGCGACTCGGGAAGCAGCGCATCATTGCTGAGACAGGGGCTGGTCAGCACGGTGTCGCCACCGCCACCGTGTGTGCCCGTTTTGGGCTGCAGTGCATCATCTACATGGGTGCGCAGGATATGGAGAGGCAGGCGCTCAATGTTTTCCGGATGAGGCTTCTTGGTGCAGAG GTCAGGGCGGTACATTCTGGTACAGCAACCCTGAAGGATGCAACTTCACAGGCTATCCGTGACTGGGTCACTAACGTGGAGACCACACACTACATCTTGGGATCTGTTGCTGGTCCACACCCATACCCAATGATGGTGAGGGAGTTCCATAAGGTTATTGGCAAGGAGACCCGGAGGCAGGCCATGGACAAGTGGGGTGGCAAGCCGGATGTGTTGGTTGCTTGTGTCGGTGGTGGATCAAACGCTATGGGCTTattccatgagtttgttgaggaTCAAGATGTGAGGCTGATTGGAGTGGAAGCAGCTGGTCATGGCGTAGACACTGACAAGCATGCAGCAACTTTGACAAAGGGTGAAGTTGGAGTTCTCCATGGATCTATGAGCTATTTGCTGCAGGATGATGATGGACAAGTTATTGAACCCCACTCCATCAGTGCTGG GCTTGACTACCCTGGTGTTGGACCCGAGCACAGTTTTTTGAAGGAC ATTGGACGTGCTGAATATGACAGTGTGACTGATCAGGAGGCACTGGATG CTTTCAAGCGTGTCTCTCGTCTGGAGGGTATCATCCCTGCCCTGGAGACCTCCCACGCGCTCGCCTACCTCGAGAAGCTCTGCCCGACCCTGCCGGACGGCGTGAGGGTGGTGGTGAACTGCAGTGGACGAGGAGACAAGGACGTGCACACCGCCAGCAAGTACCTGGACGTCTAA